Proteins found in one Helicobacter sp. NHP19-003 genomic segment:
- a CDS encoding HD domain-containing protein, whose product MTTPHLSRALLERLFVAASIRRWNDQACPIEFSELDKQAHKAMVVVLLAKHHAGVDWDKLLNYFCFEFLSRVVLTDIKPPIYYKLLEKHRMDLAAYVWGVLAPEVQGYDIFDTLQDYFCNPPKNLESQLLKAAHDYVSAWEFGFIHRFYPEGYGVQEIKAHFDTSLKGHAPLLDQVEHLELLTSMFGQLRLQKRWSQTPRVPPTSVLGHALFVAFCAFLLSFDLKACPVMRLNHFLGGLLHDLPEVLTRDIISPIKHGVKGLDSHLKTLEAEVMQEHIWRYLDADLAQDLRYFTEKEFDDRYIDPSSKKAMSLESESALWECFNKNEFNGVSGRLLKFCDQLSAFLEAKISIAHGIKSDVLVNGAKKIQQKCQSTFLQGVHLGALFGEFA is encoded by the coding sequence ATGACAACCCCCCACTTAAGTCGGGCACTCTTAGAGCGACTCTTTGTCGCTGCATCTATCCGCCGCTGGAACGACCAAGCTTGCCCCATTGAGTTTAGCGAATTAGACAAACAAGCCCACAAGGCGATGGTGGTTGTCTTGTTGGCTAAACACCATGCGGGCGTGGATTGGGACAAGTTGTTGAACTACTTTTGCTTTGAGTTTTTAAGCCGTGTGGTGCTGACCGACATTAAACCTCCCATTTATTACAAGCTCTTAGAAAAGCACCGCATGGACCTAGCCGCCTATGTGTGGGGCGTACTCGCACCCGAAGTGCAGGGCTATGACATTTTTGACACCTTGCAAGATTACTTTTGTAACCCCCCTAAGAATTTAGAAAGCCAATTGCTTAAGGCTGCCCATGACTATGTGTCGGCGTGGGAGTTTGGCTTCATCCACCGCTTTTACCCAGAGGGCTATGGGGTGCAAGAGATCAAGGCGCATTTTGACACTTCGTTAAAAGGACACGCCCCACTTTTAGACCAAGTAGAGCATTTGGAGCTGCTCACTTCCATGTTCGGACAGCTGCGCTTGCAAAAGCGCTGGAGTCAAACCCCTAGAGTGCCGCCCACAAGCGTGCTGGGGCATGCGCTCTTTGTCGCCTTCTGTGCTTTCTTACTCAGCTTTGATTTAAAGGCATGCCCTGTGATGCGCTTAAACCACTTTTTGGGCGGGCTGTTGCATGACCTGCCTGAAGTGCTGACACGAGACATCATCTCGCCCATCAAGCACGGCGTGAAGGGGTTAGACAGCCATTTAAAAACTCTAGAAGCGGAGGTGATGCAAGAGCACATTTGGCGCTATCTTGATGCAGATTTAGCGCAAGATTTGCGCTATTTTACCGAAAAAGAATTTGACGACCGCTACATAGACCCTAGTAGCAAAAAAGCCATGAGTCTAGAGAGCGAGAGTGCTCTTTGGGAGTGCTTCAATAAAAATGAATTCAATGGGGTGAGTGGGCGGTTGTTGAAGTTTTGCGACCAATTGAGCGCCTTTTTAGAAGCTAAAATCTCCATAGCGCATGGCATTAAAAGCGATGTTTTGGTGAATGGGGCGAAGAAAATCCAGCAAAAATGCCAAAGCACTTTTTTACAAGGGGTGCATTTGGGGGCGTTGTTCGGGGAGTTTGCCTGA
- the dapE gene encoding succinyl-diaminopimelate desuccinylase yields MNPVEIAQKLITYPTVTPKEEGIYTYIQSLLPDFTPLNADKNGVKNLFLTKNFGGENPLHFCFVGHVDVVPVGQGWHFDPFKGEILEGFLYGRGAQDMKGGIAAFIYALKEFCPKVAPNTPLRLSVLLTSDEEGPAEFGTKYMLEVLQKKRLLPDFALVAEPTSVQELGDSVKIGRRGSIAGKLTIHGVSGHVAYPETCLNPIDVIADKLGLIAGAFLDEGDDLFEPSRLVITSMQSHSGAENVTPQTLEIVFNVRNSPATTLKDLENFLEIVLAKVPHDLSLKQNSMPFLSSKDSLLVGCLEQAIAEVLQTTPVFNTNGGTSDARFLHAFGVEVVEFGPTNERIHAIDERLKIKQLETLSLIFSKLLELIAQKGLKS; encoded by the coding sequence ATGAATCCCGTTGAAATTGCCCAAAAACTCATCACCTACCCCACAGTCACCCCCAAAGAAGAGGGGATCTACACCTATATACAATCGCTCTTGCCCGATTTTACGCCCCTAAATGCTGATAAAAACGGGGTAAAAAACCTCTTTTTGACAAAAAACTTTGGGGGAGAGAACCCCTTGCACTTTTGCTTTGTGGGGCATGTGGATGTCGTGCCTGTGGGGCAGGGATGGCACTTTGACCCCTTTAAGGGGGAGATTTTAGAGGGGTTTTTGTATGGACGGGGGGCGCAAGACATGAAAGGGGGGATTGCGGCGTTCATCTATGCCCTTAAAGAGTTTTGTCCCAAAGTTGCCCCTAACACGCCTTTAAGACTCTCTGTTTTGCTCACGAGCGATGAAGAGGGCCCTGCCGAGTTTGGCACAAAGTATATGCTCGAAGTGTTGCAAAAAAAGCGTTTACTTCCCGATTTTGCGCTTGTGGCTGAGCCCACGAGCGTGCAAGAGTTAGGCGATAGTGTGAAGATCGGGAGGCGTGGCTCGATTGCGGGTAAGCTCACCATACACGGTGTCTCCGGACATGTCGCCTACCCTGAAACTTGCCTCAACCCCATCGATGTCATCGCCGATAAGTTGGGCTTGATTGCGGGGGCATTTTTAGATGAAGGAGATGATCTCTTTGAGCCTTCTAGGCTTGTGATCACTTCTATGCAAAGCCACTCGGGGGCAGAAAATGTAACCCCCCAAACTCTGGAGATTGTGTTTAATGTCCGCAACTCGCCCGCCACAACCTTAAAAGACCTTGAAAACTTTTTAGAAATCGTGTTGGCGAAAGTCCCCCACGACCTGAGTCTCAAGCAAAACTCCATGCCCTTCCTCTCATCTAAGGACTCGCTGTTGGTGGGGTGTTTGGAGCAGGCGATCGCTGAAGTGTTGCAAACCACGCCTGTGTTCAACACAAATGGGGGGACCAGCGATGCAAGGTTTTTGCACGCCTTTGGGGTGGAAGTCGTGGAGTTTGGGCCCACCAACGAGCGCATACACGCCATTGATGAACGCCTAAAAATCAAACAACTCGAAACCCTGAGCCTTATTTTCTCAAAGCTCTTGGAGCTGATCGCCCAAAAAGGTTTAAAGTCCTAG
- the hsrA gene encoding homeostatic response regulator transcription factor HsrA, giving the protein MRVLLVENDGDLSKEVGTYLNEKGFQVDVAENLEDGEYYISIRNYDLVLIGLELSDGNGLSLVPYAKAKHPSIVSIILAEQNSSEQEIKAFKEGVDDFIAKPFDMGVLVARIEARLRFWGSSIIEIEDLIINPDEEKIVYKGKEIEVKGKPFEVLTHLARHRDQIVSKEQLLDAIWEEPELVTPNVIEVAINQIRQKMDKPLGISTVETVRRRGYRFCYPKGSTDS; this is encoded by the coding sequence ATGCGTGTTTTATTAGTCGAAAACGATGGGGATTTGAGTAAAGAGGTCGGTACCTATCTCAATGAAAAGGGTTTTCAGGTTGATGTCGCCGAGAATTTGGAGGATGGGGAGTATTACATCAGTATCCGCAACTACGATTTGGTGTTGATTGGACTAGAACTTAGCGATGGCAATGGTTTAAGCCTCGTACCTTATGCCAAAGCCAAACACCCCTCAATCGTGAGCATCATTTTAGCCGAGCAAAACTCGAGCGAACAAGAGATCAAGGCATTTAAAGAGGGCGTGGACGACTTTATCGCCAAGCCCTTTGACATGGGGGTTTTGGTGGCAAGGATTGAAGCCCGTTTGCGTTTTTGGGGCTCTAGTATCATCGAGATTGAAGACTTGATCATCAACCCCGATGAGGAAAAAATTGTTTACAAGGGCAAGGAAATAGAAGTGAAGGGCAAACCTTTTGAAGTGCTGACTCACCTTGCTAGGCATAGGGACCAAATTGTGTCCAAAGAGCAACTCTTAGATGCCATTTGGGAAGAGCCCGAGCTTGTAACGCCCAATGTCATTGAAGTGGCGATCAACCAAATACGCCAAAAGATGGATAAACCTTTGGGCATCTCCACGGTTGAAACCGTGCGCCGCAGGGGCTATCGCTTTTGCTACCCCAAAGGCAGCACAGACAGCTAG
- the argS gene encoding arginine--tRNA ligase produces the protein MHRRVKDLLERILQTEVVLEHPKDRSLGHYASVVAFPLAKVRKKAPKLIAEELAQTLSVHPECQAVFGQITPLNGYINFTLKEVFLDSLCNEALALGEDFGKQPSKTESYYVEFVSANPTGPLHIGHARGAIFGDSFCRLARFLGYKVHSEYYVNDMGAQIKTLGLSVFLRLKEKLGFKVDYLDGCYKGDYVYELAQAAKEHFQIEGLEGIDEGVLSAEFGVFAKDLMMLEIQETLADVGIKMDSYVSEKAVFAKSAEVFSRLEANQGVYEKEDKLWLHSSVFGDEKDRVVRKADGDFTYLAPDIVYHDYKFQQGYDHYINIFGADHHGYVPRIKASLQFLGYNSSKLEVLLVQMVALLKEGQPYKMSKRAGNFVLVKDVLQDMGKDALRFIFLSKKLDTHLDFDVASLQNTDSTNPIFYIHYANARIHTMLEKFINKGGDLEKVRQSQLLDLPPAGQNLLFNALNLPKVLQGAFNDQELQKICDYLKALAADLHSFYNAYRILDTPQELPYLKLCQMVSLSLTIGLGLLGIEAKKKM, from the coding sequence ATGCACCGCAGAGTCAAAGATCTATTAGAGAGGATTTTGCAAACTGAAGTGGTGTTGGAACACCCCAAAGATCGCTCTTTGGGGCATTATGCAAGCGTGGTCGCCTTCCCCTTGGCTAAGGTGCGTAAAAAAGCCCCTAAGCTCATTGCTGAGGAATTGGCACAAACGCTAAGTGTACACCCCGAGTGTCAAGCTGTGTTTGGCCAAATCACCCCGCTCAATGGCTACATTAACTTCACACTCAAAGAGGTGTTTTTAGACAGTCTTTGCAATGAGGCTTTGGCTTTGGGAGAGGATTTTGGCAAACAGCCTAGCAAGACAGAAAGTTACTATGTGGAGTTTGTGAGCGCAAACCCCACAGGACCCTTGCATATCGGGCATGCACGGGGGGCGATTTTTGGGGACAGCTTCTGTAGATTAGCCCGATTTTTGGGCTACAAGGTGCATAGCGAGTATTATGTCAACGACATGGGTGCACAGATTAAAACTTTGGGGCTGTCTGTGTTTTTAAGGCTCAAAGAAAAATTAGGTTTTAAAGTGGACTACCTCGATGGGTGCTACAAAGGCGATTATGTCTATGAGCTAGCCCAAGCCGCCAAAGAGCATTTCCAAATAGAGGGCCTAGAGGGGATCGATGAGGGGGTTTTGAGCGCAGAATTTGGGGTGTTTGCCAAAGATTTAATGATGCTTGAAATACAAGAAACTTTGGCAGATGTCGGCATCAAAATGGATTCGTATGTGAGTGAAAAGGCGGTGTTTGCTAAGAGTGCTGAGGTCTTTAGTCGCCTAGAGGCAAATCAAGGGGTGTATGAAAAGGAGGACAAGTTGTGGCTGCACTCCAGCGTTTTTGGAGATGAAAAAGATCGGGTGGTGCGTAAAGCCGATGGGGATTTCACTTACTTAGCCCCCGACATTGTCTACCACGACTACAAGTTTCAGCAGGGTTACGACCACTACATTAATATTTTTGGAGCGGACCACCACGGCTATGTCCCCCGTATTAAAGCGTCCTTGCAATTTTTGGGCTATAACTCGTCTAAGCTGGAGGTCTTGTTGGTGCAAATGGTCGCCTTGCTAAAAGAGGGGCAACCCTATAAAATGAGTAAACGGGCGGGCAATTTCGTTTTGGTGAAAGATGTCTTGCAAGACATGGGCAAGGATGCTTTGCGCTTTATATTCCTGTCTAAAAAGCTAGACACGCACTTGGATTTTGATGTGGCGAGTTTGCAAAATACGGACAGCACCAACCCCATTTTTTATATCCACTACGCCAATGCCCGTATCCACACCATGCTAGAGAAGTTTATCAACAAGGGAGGGGATTTAGAAAAGGTGCGCCAAAGCCAGCTATTAGACCTGCCCCCCGCTGGACAAAACCTGCTCTTCAACGCCCTCAACTTACCCAAAGTCTTGCAAGGGGCGTTTAACGATCAAGAATTGCAAAAGATTTGCGACTATTTAAAGGCCCTAGCAGCGGATTTACACAGCTTTTACAATGCTTATAGGATTTTAGACACACCTCAGGAGTTGCCCTACTTGAAACTGTGCCAAATGGTGAGCTTGAGTTTGACAATCGGGTTAGGACTGCTAGGGATCGAAGCCAAAAAGAAAATGTAG
- the tatA gene encoding twin-arginine translocase TatA/TatE family subunit: MGTFSVWHWLIVLAVILLLFGAKKIPELAKGLGSGIKNFKKAIKEDEEEGKKPESVGMQPPQQPTQPTQTTPQKEQQS, from the coding sequence ATGGGTACTTTTAGTGTTTGGCACTGGTTGATTGTTTTGGCTGTGATTTTGCTTTTATTTGGGGCGAAGAAAATCCCCGAGCTGGCCAAAGGGCTAGGCAGCGGGATTAAGAACTTTAAAAAGGCGATCAAAGAGGATGAGGAGGAGGGTAAAAAACCTGAGAGCGTAGGCATGCAACCCCCACAACAGCCCACACAGCCCACCCAAACCACCCCACAGAAAGAGCAACAAAGCTAG
- the gmk gene encoding guanylate kinase, producing MSNHAYRILVLAGPSGSGKSTLISHLLEHCHDIYFSISTTTRPKRVGEVEGQHYYFVSQEVFERGIGNKQFLEWAKVHGHYYGTSLEPINKALKAGKLVLFDIDVQGHRSVKELYKKATSIFITTKNIHILRQRLEQRRTDSCEVIERRLQTALQEIQEVELFDYVLINEDLELSKKMVLEVAHTLGYKQQMFPKEAFCEAWGGCMRDKG from the coding sequence ATGTCTAACCACGCTTACCGCATTTTGGTGTTGGCAGGTCCTAGTGGTTCTGGAAAAAGCACTTTGATCAGCCACTTACTTGAGCATTGCCATGACATTTATTTTTCCATCTCCACCACCACCCGCCCTAAGAGAGTGGGCGAAGTGGAGGGGCAACATTACTATTTTGTGAGTCAAGAAGTGTTTGAAAGGGGCATTGGAAACAAGCAATTTTTAGAGTGGGCCAAGGTGCATGGGCATTACTATGGTACTTCGCTAGAGCCGATCAACAAAGCCCTAAAGGCGGGTAAATTAGTCTTGTTTGACATTGATGTGCAGGGGCACCGCAGTGTGAAAGAGCTTTACAAAAAGGCGACTTCTATTTTTATCACCACAAAGAATATCCACATTTTAAGACAACGCCTAGAGCAAAGGCGTACGGACAGCTGTGAAGTGATTGAGCGGCGTTTGCAAACCGCCCTGCAGGAAATCCAAGAAGTTGAGTTGTTTGACTATGTATTGATCAATGAGGATTTGGAGTTGTCTAAAAAAATGGTTTTAGAGGTCGCCCACACTTTGGGCTATAAACAGCAAATGTTCCCCAAGGAGGCATTTTGTGAGGCATGGGGTGGTTGCATGAGAGATAAAGGATAA
- a CDS encoding phospholipase D-like domain-containing protein, whose product MRHLKSLLLPCLLATALQATPTLYMLPYEQHEALKSLVSGINAAKSQINISIYSFTHKDIAKALKDAAARGVEIHIIYDTSGTHSKYSTMGYLAKYRGISTCTLSGREARYFGRGKEHKGIMHQKLAIIDNNTIFLGSANWSKNAFENNYELLLKDNDPTIIQKAQSYYKKMWSECH is encoded by the coding sequence ATGCGCCACTTAAAATCTCTCTTACTCCCTTGTTTGCTCGCCACCGCTTTACAAGCCACCCCCACCTTGTACATGCTCCCCTACGAACAACACGAGGCCTTAAAGAGTCTTGTTAGTGGAATCAATGCCGCTAAAAGCCAAATCAACATTTCCATCTACAGCTTTACACACAAGGACATTGCCAAAGCCTTAAAAGACGCGGCTGCGCGAGGCGTGGAGATCCACATCATCTACGACACCAGCGGGACACACAGCAAATATTCCACGATGGGTTACTTGGCTAAATACAGGGGGATTTCCACTTGTACGCTTAGCGGCAGAGAAGCCCGCTACTTTGGCAGAGGCAAAGAGCACAAGGGGATCATGCACCAAAAACTCGCCATTATTGACAACAACACGATTTTTCTAGGTTCGGCGAATTGGAGCAAAAACGCTTTTGAGAACAATTACGAACTGCTCCTCAAAGACAACGACCCCACTATCATCCAAAAAGCCCAAAGCTACTACAAAAAAATGTGGAGTGAGTGTCACTAA
- a CDS encoding outer membrane protein, whose amino-acid sequence MATRKAFRWVFGVFLGAGFIQAQNSDQFRHQDSWTDGLFVGASYQTGTVTVLTTNSTAMSTYRPGRDDMNVGANGLGFNVGYTGYFRKDQMFGARYYAFLDWQGFGARYPKSPYGGGQYYGGNNLLTYGAAADFFYNFFQGAFYRNDISLDLGIYVGVAIAGTSWLVGTTGQNAMGLPSYANPSVSAFQFLFNIGLRALVVGQHGIDIGFKIPTINHIYYSGGDYSVTFRRTFAFYIGYDYHF is encoded by the coding sequence ATGGCAACACGAAAGGCGTTTAGATGGGTTTTTGGGGTGTTTTTGGGGGCTGGGTTTATACAGGCACAAAATAGCGATCAATTCAGGCATCAAGATTCTTGGACAGATGGGTTGTTTGTGGGTGCAAGCTACCAAACGGGTACGGTGACCGTCCTCACTACAAACTCCACAGCGATGAGTACTTACCGCCCCGGGCGCGATGACATGAATGTTGGGGCAAATGGGCTAGGCTTTAATGTAGGCTACACAGGCTATTTTAGAAAAGACCAAATGTTTGGGGCGCGCTACTACGCCTTTTTAGACTGGCAGGGTTTTGGGGCACGCTATCCTAAGAGCCCCTATGGCGGGGGGCAGTACTATGGAGGCAATAATTTACTCACCTATGGGGCGGCGGCTGACTTTTTTTATAACTTTTTTCAAGGGGCGTTTTACCGCAACGACATTTCTTTGGATTTGGGCATTTATGTGGGAGTTGCCATTGCTGGGACCTCGTGGCTTGTGGGCACAACAGGGCAAAACGCAATGGGCTTACCTAGTTACGCTAACCCAAGCGTGAGTGCATTTCAATTCCTCTTCAACATCGGGCTTAGGGCCCTTGTGGTGGGGCAACACGGGATCGACATTGGCTTTAAGATCCCCACTATCAACCACATTTACTACAGCGGTGGGGATTACAGTGTTACTTTCCGCCGTACCTTCGCCTTTTACATTGGCTACGATTACCACTTTTAG
- the flgH gene encoding flagellar basal body L-ring protein FlgH yields MVRVSLAIFGLCISLVCAVEPGMKFDPPDYVEDMPSKEFIPQIAKPGSLFGQGERPLFADRRAMKPNDLITVIVVENSSANYNTAKNYASTSNGTATAPRLTYNGTNPNKRNQAQFLDDNANYSLTQSATNNTFKGGGSQKKSEDLKLTLTARIVKVLENGNYFIYGSREVLVDGEKQVIKISGVVRPFDIGRDNTIQSKYIADAKISYTNLGALSASNKKKVGSDVLDSSFPY; encoded by the coding sequence ATGGTGCGCGTTTCTTTGGCAATTTTCGGACTCTGTATTTCTCTAGTGTGTGCTGTGGAGCCTGGCATGAAATTCGACCCCCCCGACTATGTGGAGGACATGCCCTCTAAAGAGTTCATCCCCCAAATCGCCAAACCGGGCAGCCTGTTTGGACAGGGTGAAAGACCCCTATTTGCTGACAGACGAGCGATGAAGCCCAACGACCTCATCACCGTGATTGTGGTGGAAAACTCTAGTGCCAATTACAATACCGCCAAAAACTACGCCAGTACCTCTAATGGCACAGCCACAGCCCCCCGCCTCACCTACAATGGCACAAACCCCAACAAGCGCAACCAAGCCCAGTTTTTAGACGACAACGCCAACTACAGCCTCACGCAATCGGCGACCAATAACACTTTTAAGGGTGGCGGCTCGCAAAAGAAAAGCGAGGATTTAAAACTCACCTTAACCGCTAGAATCGTGAAAGTCCTAGAAAATGGCAATTATTTTATCTATGGTAGCCGCGAAGTCCTCGTGGATGGCGAAAAGCAAGTGATTAAAATCAGTGGTGTGGTGCGCCCTTTTGACATTGGTCGGGACAATACGATTCAGTCTAAATACATTGCGGATGCTAAGATTTCTTACACGAATTTAGGGGCTTTGAGTGCCAGCAATAAGAAAAAAGTGGGCAGTGATGTCCTCGATTCGAGCTTCCCCTACTAA
- the pseF gene encoding pseudaminic acid cytidylyltransferase has protein sequence MVVLILARGGSKRIELKNIAPFLGKPLLSYVVQMACACPLFTQVFVSTDHAKIAQTAKENGAQVLARPAHLAGDFSTTLEVANDAALTLELEPDTYLCVLYATSVLAKAKYIEEALQALKINPHKKYAFACSAYSASPYRSFSIQENTPTPLFKDNMLKRSQDLPPLYHDAGLFYLGQAKHFIAKEPLLAPHSLPFILPQSCVQDIDSLEDLKLAALKYTALL, from the coding sequence ATGGTTGTTTTGATCTTGGCGCGTGGGGGATCTAAGCGCATTGAGCTTAAAAACATCGCCCCTTTTTTAGGCAAGCCCCTTTTAAGCTATGTGGTGCAAATGGCGTGCGCTTGTCCCCTTTTTACCCAAGTCTTTGTATCCACGGACCATGCGAAAATCGCCCAAACCGCCAAAGAAAATGGGGCACAGGTCTTAGCGCGCCCCGCCCACTTAGCGGGGGATTTTAGCACGACCCTAGAAGTGGCTAACGATGCCGCTTTAACGCTTGAACTTGAGCCGGACACCTATCTTTGCGTACTTTACGCCACAAGCGTGCTCGCCAAAGCAAAATACATTGAAGAAGCGCTGCAAGCCTTGAAAATCAACCCACATAAAAAATACGCCTTTGCTTGCAGTGCTTACAGCGCCTCGCCTTACCGCAGCTTTTCTATCCAAGAGAACACCCCCACGCCACTTTTTAAAGACAACATGCTCAAACGATCACAAGATTTGCCCCCCCTCTATCACGATGCCGGGCTTTTTTACTTAGGGCAGGCTAAACATTTTATCGCCAAAGAGCCCCTACTAGCCCCCCACTCTCTGCCTTTCATTTTGCCCCAAAGTTGTGTGCAAGATATAGACAGTCTAGAAGATTTAAAACTTGCC